Proteins encoded in a region of the Pelobates fuscus isolate aPelFus1 chromosome 11, aPelFus1.pri, whole genome shotgun sequence genome:
- the LOC134576950 gene encoding taste receptor type 1 member 3-like, whose translation MKFAVDEINNSSSLLPCTRLGYEIYDICNTPVVAVQGALRFLSERNGSTLQVLCNYMNYSTRVIAVIGPSTSEMVVSTGKLFSYFYLPQISFEVSSEKFNDKATFRSFFRTVPSDFLFAQGIVKLMKEFQWNWIALVGSSDDYGIQGTLEFANQAFKNSICIAYQAYIPKDTNYSAINGSLHEIISGIKQSKVNVTVMITSLHETQIFLNNAIQCQLRMVWIASTSWSLSQTIHQLPGIENIGTFIGFAVKSNILPGFDDYVRNQLSLIQQGSLLRNATSPKQNIGQQVLSEVPDLQEKCNECTLLSPENITEILSADSLNLAYRVYVAVYSIGNALHYILNGSDSNCSNSTSKIFPHQLLKKIQTQSFNLNGESFSFDPYGNPNTGYDIVTWRFSGRSSYLIVGDFQQQLNIRRSMIGWYSTKIPKSTCSRECSAGQIKITEGFHTCCFECLTCPEGTYANASECSPCPPGEWSKAGSKTCQFPTFHFLTWGNYYVIGILILMAVIMFLIFGVALLLLKYQNTPIVSVTGRSMCGVIMLGLVCICLSIFFYIGQPNELMCHLQQPFLSISFTVFLGPIVVKSIKLVVFPSDKSCLHWLLNRGCWIIISCSFLGQLLLCALYIFSAAPFSVASIEVEAMEIYLSCQYEPVLQFSLMFGYNGLLVLVSFVCSFMAETPINQYNSARDITFSMLTMILAWIIFIPTYVSTPAAYKPLIQMVFILGSCLGILAALFFPKCYIVLYRKELNINEYFGICNEKNNFENNAK comes from the exons ATGAAATTTGCTGTGGATGAAATAAATAACTCCAGTAGTCTCCTGCCTTGCACCAGACTTGGATATGAGATTTATGATATCTGCAACACTCCTGTGGTGGCCGTACAAGGAGCTTTGAGGTTTTTGAGTGAAAGAAATGGGTCAACACTTCAAGTTCTTTGCAATTATATGAATTATAGTACACGGGTAATTGCTGTTATTGGCCCGTCAACCTCGGAGATGGTTGTTTCAACTGGAAAGTTGTTTAGCTACTTCTATCTCCCTCAG ATAAGCTTTGAGGTTTCCAGTGAAAAATTCAATGACAAGGCCACATTCCGGTCATTTTTCCGAACTGTCCCAAGTGACTTCCTTTTTGCTCAAGGGATCGTCAAGCTCATGAAGGAATTCCAGTGGAACTGGATAGCATTAGTGGGAAGCAGTGATGATTATGGGATTCAAGGAACTTTAGAATTTGCAAACCAAGCATTCAAGAATAGCATCTGCATCGCCTACCAAGCATATATCCCCAAGGACACAAATTATTCTGCTATCAATGGATCATTGCATGAAATTATTTCAGGAATAAAACAGAGTAAAGTTAATGTCACTGTGATGATCACTTCTCTACATGAAACACAAATTTTTCTAAATAATGCAATACAATGCCAATTGAGAATGGTTTGGATTGCCAGCACCAGCTGGTCTCTCTCACAAACCATTCACCAACTGCCTGGAATTGAGAATATTGGCACATTCATTGGCTTTGCTGTAAAGAGTAACATTTTACCAGGATTTGATGACTATGTCCGCAACCAGTTATCCCTGATACAGCAAGGGAGCCTTCTTCGGAATGCCACGTCACCCAAACAAAACATTGGCCAACAAGTTCTATCTGAGGTCCCAGATCTACAGGAAAAATGCAATGAGTGCACTTTATTGTCTCCAGAGAATATCACGGAGATATTATCTGCTGATTCATTAAATCTTGCTTACAGAGTTTATGTTGCAGTATATTCAATAGGCAATGCTCTGCACTATATTCTGAATGGTTCTGATTCTAACTGCTCTAATAGTACATCTAAAATATTTCCTCATCAA CTTCTAAAGAAAATACAGACTCAGAGCTTCAATTTGAATGGTGAGTCTTTCAGCTTTGACCCGTATGGAAATCCAAATACTGGTTATGATATCGTGACTTGGAGATTCAGTGGAAGAAGCTCTTATCTTATTGTAGGAGACTTTCAACAGCAGCTCAACATCAGAAGGTCGATGATTGGATGGTACAGCACTAAG ATTCCTAAGTCGACCTGCTCCAGAGAATGTTCAGCAGGCCAGATTAAAATAACAGAGGGTTTCCATACTTGCTGCTTTGAATGTTTGACGTGTCCAGAGGGAACCTACGCGAATGCTTCAG AATGTTCTCCGTGCCCTCCGGGTGAATGGTCTAAGGCTGGAAGCAAAACCTGCCAATTTCCGACCTTCCACTTTCTTACATGGGGAAACTATTATGTTATTGGCATTTTGATATTAATGGCAGTCATTATGTTTCTTATTTTTGGAGTGGCTCTCTTGCTTTTGAAGTACCAGAACACCCCAATTGTCTCTGTAACTGGTAGATCCATGTGCGGCGTTATCATGTTAGGTCtggtatgtatctgtctgtccatcttcTTCTATATTGGACAGCCAAACGAACTGATGTGTCACCTACAACAACCGTTCCTTTCCATAAGTTTTACTGTCTTCCTTGGACCTATAGTGGTAAAATCCATTAAACTCGTGGTTTTTCCTTCCGATAAATCATGCCTGCACTGGCTCCTTAACCGGGGATGCTGGATAATTATATCTTGCTCTTTCTTAGGACAACTGTTGCTTTGTGCCTTGTATATCTTCTCCGCAGCACCTTTTTCCGTAGCTTCCATAGAAGTAGAAGCTATGGAGATCTACCTCAGTTGTCAATATGAGCCTGTGCTTCAGTTTTCTTTGATGTTTGGCTACAATGGGCTGCTCGTCTTGGTGTCCTTCGTATGCTCTTTTATGGCCGAAACCCCCATCAACCAATATAACTCAGCGAGAGATATCACATTTTCTATGCTGACTATGATTCTCGCATGGATTATTTTCATACCCACTTACGTAAGCACCCCCGCTGCTTATAAACCTCTTATTCAAATGGTATTTATTCTAGGCAGCTGTTTGGGGATTTTGGCAGCTCTGTTTTTCCCTAAATGCTACATTGTCCTTTACAGAAAGGAATTGAACATTAATGAATATTTTGGGATCTGTAATGAAAAGAACAACTTTGAAAACAATGCGAAATAG